The Chryseolinea soli nucleotide sequence CGGCTGCGGAATTCTTGTCGAGCAATGCACCATCCATTGTATTCTTGCCGGCTTGAGCACTGATCAATGAAGTAAGCTGCGACAATACGCGATAGCTTTTTCCCAAGGGCTCGTCCTGGGGTGCAGTGGTTGACTCGATCGAGAAAGGGGAGAAGCCGAGGGCGTGATAATGGCCGATAGCATAAAACGCTTTTGCGGCCACGGAAGGCTCGAAGCGTATTTCAGGAATAAACAAAGGATTGTCTTCTCTTGTATAACGATCATTCCACAATTTAAAATCGGGATTGTAAAAATCCGGCGAGAGAAAGTCGATGGCGGGGGCGCCGGCTTTCCAAATGTCGATGATGTGTGGCAGAGGGCCACCGCTGGGGTAGTCGCCCGGGAGTGCATTCGGCCTGTTCAACGCGGCGTTGACAAACATGGGCAATGGGTAAATTTTCTTGCCGGCTTCCGTAACCTGATTCGTGAAAACGGCAAAATGCCAGGCGATAAACATTTCATCGGTGGCCAATCTTTTTCCAAAGAGCTGCTCCCAGGTTCCCTGCGTTTTAAGCCCTTCTTTTTCCCATGCACCCAGGACACTTTTAGACAAGGTGTTCTTGTGTTGCTTTAAATATCGAACGAGTTGCTGCGGCACGGGCTGTTGAAAAGCCTTTGTCGCTTCCGGATGATAGTCGCGGGCGCTGGGGAGCATACCGATTTCGTTCTCCACCTGGATCATGATCACGGTCTGATACGCTTCATCTTTTGCTTTGATATGTTTGAGCAACGCACTGAAAGCGTTTATATCCGCCTGAAGATTGTTGTTGCTGAAGGGTGTGAGTATTTCCTGGGGCTTGCCATTTTTGTCGCGGGCGCGTGGGAACGTCTGGTAATCTTTTTTCACCCACGCAGGCACATAACAGGACATGCTGTTTTTCCAACTTCCAAACCACAGCAAGATCAGTTTCAGGTCATGTTCCCGGGCGCTGTCGATGAGGCTGTCGAGTAGGGTGAAGGTGTAGTGGCCTTTCTCCGGTTCGATCAACTCCCAGTACACCGGCGTCAGCACCGTGTTGCAATTCATGTCTTTCAACTTTTTCCAGACGGGCCGCATATAACCCAAATCCGAGGCGCTCGAATTTCCGAGCTCACCTCCCAACACCAGGAAGGGTTTGTCTTCGACGATCAGTTGTGTGGCCTTGCCTTGCTTTCGGAGCGATGGTATCGAATTGAATTTCTTTTGCGCCACGGCCGGGCTGGCTGCCATGATAAACGCGAGGAAGATGAAGGGTTGAAGTCTCATAGGTTAAGGGATGCGGAATGGCCCGTTCTCAATAACGGTTTGACGCGCTATGGGTTAAGAGGCTAATGTAATAAATGTCCGCGGGAAAATGCTATCGGTTTCGCTCCATTCTCAACGCCAACGGCGAATCCTGGATATGGAAATAATAATAACCGTTTGTGCTCCTCACGTTGATGATCATCAGGTCGTCGTCGAGCGATCCCACAAAGACCATCCGTTCTTTGGCTTTGATGTGCCACATTTTGTTGTTCATGGATTCGAGCTCTTTGAACTCGGTTGGTGCGCTGGCGGGCAGACGAACCAGGAAGAGACCGTTGGGCTGAAAAATAAATTGGGAGCCAATGAGACCCCGTTTTGTTTTTTCAACCGTTGTCATTTCTTCCGGCGTTTGTTCGATCGGCTCCGTGAAAGCGACCTCCCGGCAGGTCCAGGTGCCGATGATTTGTTCGCGGTTAAACGTTTGCCCGCTCGCCAGCGAACGGCAAGCCAGGCACAACAGGAGGATCAGAATTCTTTTCATGCGGCGAGGGACCTTTGAGCGGCATAGGTGAGGATAACGAATGAATTTGTCAAAAATTATTCGATGAACTGCCGTGGCAGGAAAGGGTTGCTCAGCGTGCTCCGGAACGTGCACGTCAAATCGCCGCCAGGCATTGAGCATACGGACGTAACGCCGTGTTCAAATCAGTGCCTCTGTAATGCCCCTCCAAGATCGACCATGGTCGCATGTATAGGTAATCCCGGGTTAGGGATTACAATTATACCGAATGGCCGCTTCCAGGATTTGTTTTGCAATCTCGAGCTCCTTTTTTGTTCTCGGTGAATAGATCATGATGTAGCCCGGTGCAAGCTCGCGACCGGGGGCAAAGACCTGGCCGGCCAGTCCGTGTAGTTCACCCCATCCGCTTTCGATGACCACTTTGGCGTCGGAGGGACTTAGGATCATGTGCATGGATCCGTCGGACGGATGAACGTGGGCAATCTCGGCGTGGGTGATAGGCATCAGCGTGTGATTGCCCGTGAGACTATCTTTAACAAACAAGGCATCGTTATGTTTTTCGAAGAAGCTGCGCTTATAGGTCAGCCGCTCCGGTTGATGGATGGCAGCGCTTTCTATCCATTTGCGCTCCTCGTTTCTGGTCACGGTGTCATTGTGCTGATCGGTCTGCCGATGAGGGATGGCAAACGGCGCAATGGTCGGTCTCGGGCCTTTTCGCTTGGGGAGTCGTTTCAATGTGCTGACATCGCCGGCCTTTCCAATATGCCTTTCCAAATTTGCGACGTCGAATGGGTTCTTCATGTTTTTGCCAAGTCTTTTAACGGTTTGATATCCGTCAAATGTATGCGGAAGACCTCCTACGCCAAGCGCTACCCAGGCCTGATAATCTTTGTAGGCGTCGTCGCCCAAATAGTATTGAATGGGCGAAACCAAAGTTTGCTTTTGCGATCCGAGGTTCTCAATTCCCAACTCGACGACATCGCCCGGTTTGAGATACAATGGCGGCTTTTGACCCAAACCCACTCCGGACGGCGTCCCGGTAGCGATGACATCTCCCGGCAGCAAGGTCATAAACTTGCTCACTTCACTCAGTAACCGCTCGACGTTGAAGATCATGTCGGCGGTGTTGGCCTGTTGCATTTTCTTGCCATTAACCGATAGCCAAAGCGAAAGATGATTCGGATCACCGGACTGTGCCGGCGTAACCAGATAGGGCCCGAGAGGAGCAAACGTATCGGCGCTTTTCCCCTTGTCCCACTGACCACCGGGACGCTCAAGCTGCCACTCCCTTTCGCTATAATCGTTGATGATGGTGAAGCCCGCGATGTAGCGCATCGCACTGTCTGCCGGAACATAAGAAGCTCTCTTCCCCACAACAATGGCCAGCTCAACCTCATAGTCCATCTTCACCGAATTTCGCGGTATGATCACATTGTCGTATGGCCCCGTCATGGCCGTCGACGCCTTCATGAAAATGACCGGCTCGGCCGGAGCCGTTCCGCCGCCTTCGCGAACGTGTTCACGATAATTGAGACCAATCGCCACGATTTTAGAAGGACGCGCGACGCAAGAAGCGATCCGCGATCGGTCGGGCACTTTAGCGCACTGTGATCGATTGGCATTGAACCACTTTTCCAGGCGGGCTATCCCATTCGTAGCAAAAAAATTCTCCGTATAGTCTTCCCCAAATGCCGACACATCAAAATGAATCCCATCGGCCGTTACTATCCCCGGTTTCTCGCTACCGACATCTCCGAATCTGAAAAGCTTGATGGTTGCCATTTGCTGTGCCGTTAACGGGAGACACGACAAGGCTATCGCAAAAGCGAAAAGCAAACTCGTTTTATGATGAAGGGACATAGGGCGTGTTTTTTTACTAATGTCGCTGTTGGGAGCCTTAACAACTAGTACTCGCACCATCATTTTCTTGGCTTCACCCATACGCTCCTGGCACTGTAGATTGGTATGGGTTATTCAGACTGGGAGGCTTTGCATCGGGCCTAGGACGAGTACCGAGAGTTCTTAAGATCATCGAATACCCGGCAGATACCTGGGATATGTCCGGGACATCTCGGAGATGTGTCTGAGATGTCTTTTTGAATAGCCGGTTGCGACAATAAGCTAATCTTCACATGTAATGCATTAAAATGCCGGAAAGATCTCTTGTCATACGAGGATTATTGTTTTCCGGTGTGTTTCAATACATGCCAATGCCTCGCCAATTGTACCTATGATCGATTCGTTGTCCGTTGGATTTTGTACAAACGATCGGTCATCATACATCCTTATGTCAGGGAGGTTTTTCAGTGTTTTATAATCCCTTGCTTTGTCTTCCTTTGCCGCAGAGCTTATGGGGTGTCTGCCCTGAACATGGCGACTTAAAATGGATGGTATGGCAAGACAAAGTGGGATCATAAAACTGAAAGGGGGCGTCGGTGACCTTTCTTTCTACAAATCAGTCGATGGATTTGTAGTGCGACGGAAGGGTGGGCCGGACGGTTACCGGATAAAAAATGCGCCTCAATTTGCACGGACGCGTGAGAACAACTCCGAGTTCGCGAGGGCATCGCGCGCAGGGAAGTTGTTGCGGTCGGCGTTCCAGGCCTTGTTGAGAAACAGCGCCGACGGACGTATGACGAGCCGGCTTACGCAGTTGATGCTGAAGGCGATCAAGGACGATCGTGTTGGTGAGCGTGGGCAGCGCGGCCTCACGGATGAGACGACCATGCTCGTGAAAGGTTTTGAGTTCAATATAAACGCGCCGGTAGATCGAATATTCCGGATGCCATTCATTTCAGGTATTGACAGGGTTGCAGGAAAATTGACGGTGACCTTTCCGCAGTTTGTTCCGGCGGAGGCGCTTGTGCTACCGGGTGCTTCGCATTGCCGGCTCGTGGTGGGCGGGGCGGAGATCGATTTTTGCGAGATGCGGTTCGTGGCCGGTGTTTCAAAAAGCGTGGATGTGGATTTGGCGGCGCCGAAACAGGGCCCCTTTGTCCTGAATGTTGACGTCACAGCGGGAAGTTTGCTTCCGATGTTTTTAGTTTTTGGGGTGACGTTTTTGCAGGAGGTGAATGGCCAACTGTATCCTTTGCAGAACGGAGGCAGCAGTGGGCTGAGGGTGATAAACGTAGATGCTGTTGTAGGCTGAGGCGTGAAGGAAGTGTGTAGGCTTAGAGAGCAAGCCACTACTCAAAAATCCCACTCCAATAGTAAATATCAACCTGAGGATTTGATTCTTTTATCTCCTTAATGAATTACTTCAGCACTTTCTTTGGAATTGGATTTTTAGCCAGGTCCACCGGATTTGTTTTAGTGGTGTTTTGGAGACGCTGATAAAATATTTTTCAGACATGAAACAGACTTAAAGAAAATTTCATACGTTTGATATGCACGCACGTTAGCAGGAAGATTTTGTGTGAAAGATTAGCGCTGCATTGAATTTTGTTAGGTTTTATCGGAGTGAAGCTCAGTAGCTTTCACTGCCACTTTGTAAGTATAACTTCAAAAAAAGAACATAGGAGCCCTCTAGTCGTCGAACAACAGTTTACTATTTAACTTATGAAACACATTGCATATGGTGCGATAGCCATGCTATTGGCTATGGTGTGCCCGGCCTTTGCCCAATCCCAGCAGGAGATTGTAAATCGCTTAATACCGCATCCGTTCCCGCCGTCTCCCAACGTGGCGGCTCTGGGCAAGTTTGGCGACTACCGTGCAAGTAATTACAATGGGTTGCCCGATATATCGATTCCCCTTTATGAAATAAAAAACGGTTCGCTTTCCCTACCGATTACGTTGAGTTATCACGCATCCGGCATTAAGCCTACGGATGTTGCTAGTTGGGTGGGAACAGGGTGGGGAATTTCTGCAGGCGGCCAGATCTCAGCCAGTGTCCAGGGCAAAACTGATAGTGAACATTACACTACACACCCGCTCAATCCAAATCCCACAGTATGTCAGAATTTCTACTATCTGAACCGTGCAAATAAAGGTGTGATCGACACGGAAGCGGACATTTACATGTATTCTTATCCGGGCGGGCGAATGGGCAAGGTTATGTTTCTAAATACTGGCACTTGGGTAAGCGAAAGCGCCACTTCCCCCAACACACTGGAGCCCTACTTAGTACCTTATGCACCAATCTCCCTGAAAATGGTGAATGCCTATAAATTTGAAATCACCGACGAAAACGGTGTTCTCTATCGATACGGGATAGACGAAAATGGCAATAATGTCACCGAGGGCACAACCACCTATGTTGGTGGTCAGCAATTTCAAGCAACCACAGCCTTTCACATGACCGAGATGATCGCTCCGAATTCAAAAGACAAAATCTCGTTTGCTTATCAACCTGTTGGCACTTCTCATAGCCACGACATTTCATACACGTATGTGGTAACGGACCTTTGCAACTCTAAGGACGTGGCAGTGAATAGAATACCATGTCCGATTGATAACCCTATTCCACAATTGACGAACATCGATAGTGATGTCAATCAATTAGGGGTCTCTACCATCACCTTTAAGACTGGTATGGTGAAGTTTTATCTGGGAGAGACCCGTAAAGACGTAAGCAATGGCTTGAACACAGTGCAAAGCCCACTGAAATCCCTGGATCATATTGATGTCTTCAACTTAGTCGACGGAAGCTATGTATTACTAAAAACCATCCGGTTTGAATATAATTATTTTACAGACGCTGCTGGTGCCAAGGCTGCGTTGAAATTGGATGCGGTTTATATTCAGGACAGTGGTGGCAAGGTAATTCAACGGTACAAGTTTGGATATAAAACAACAACCTTCTCATGGACCGCGGGGGCCACGGCATCGTTGAACGCACGAGATTTGTGGGGATATTACAACGGCGCAACCCAGAATACAGACCTTGTCATGCCACGCCAGCTTATCGTACAGCGGGTTTTTAGCGGCGGGACGCCGGAAACTGTAAACATTGGCCATGCAGTCAACAGGACTTCAAACGAATTGCTCAAGCAGGAAGGCGTATTGAACCGAATCGATTTTCCGACGGGCGGTTATACGACTTTTGAATATGAGTCCAATAAATACGCAGAAGCGGGAACGCCTGTTTTAGCCGGTGGATTGCGGATAAAAAAGATCACAAGCTCTGACGGTGCTTCGGCATTCCCGATCGTCAAAACCTATCGTTATGGCATTGCTGAAGACGGCATTGGTTACGCCAACTTCAATCCGGTTCGATTCAATTACAATGCCGAACAACAATACTTGCAATGGGGCTATGCCCTTGAGCCTGGCATTCAATACAGGATTCAAACCTTTCAGTCGGGAACGGCATATGCGGCCGATCCATTTGATTCGTCACCGGTTGGATATGATTATGTAACGGAGTATACCGAAAATAATAGCGCGCAGCGGTTGGGGTACACACGCTATCACTATGAAAATGTCCAAAACTATGTAGACCAGGTTGTGATGATGTCATCGAAGTCGTACAACAACAGTGTTGGCTGGCAGCGTGGACAATTATCGGGTAAAGTTGTCGCTGACAGCCTGGGCAAAGTTGTGTCGTCAATGACAACCGACTATGCTCTTTTTCATACGACCACGGACCGATATGTTAGCTTGGCGGTTCACGATTACATACCGCCGCTGGATTTGATCAGCAGGGACCCTGCCCTCCAATTCGCTTATTGCTACAACGAGGTTGGAGAGGCAGTCAGCCCGGATAAGTTCAAATTTGCCAAGTTCACCCAGAGCAGTGGTGCCAAATTGCCGATCACGCAAACGGAATATGTGTACGATAAAAATGATGCAACGAAATTTGTCAAAACCATAACAAACCTCACTTACGACCCCAATAATCTGCAGGTGACCAAAAGCGTGGCCACACATAGCAACGGCTATGAGCAACGGGTGACCGAGAACATCTACCCATTCCAGATGGCTGCTGTCAACGAATCGGCAACCTCAGGCAATGCCAAAGGCGTGAGCATGATGAAACGCAAGCATATGATTAGTCAGCCCTTAGAGACGATCACCTACTTGCAGAAATCGGACAATAGCAACCAGCGGATCGTTTCGGCACAGGCAACCACCTTCCGTCAGAACGATTCGGATACCAGCTTTGTGGTGGCGGATAAAATTTATGTGTGGGAGTCGGAAGTGGACGTGCCCAGAACAAGCTACCAACCGGTTACGATAAATGCCGCCAAAAATGGCGTGACATTGGATCCGAATCAAAAACTTCGCGCCAGCTTTCTCAGCTATGACAATAACGGCAACGTTCAGTTTGTGCAGAAGGCCAACGATATGCCGGTCTCTTACCTGTATGGTTATAATAAATCGCTGCCCGTTGCTCAAGTGCTGAACGCTCAAAACACGTACTATACAACGGTGCAGTCCAATGTTCAAACCAGGACGAGCCTGGCGATAAGCCCGAATAGTAACAATTCGAACACCGTTACTCAAAGCTATGACATAAATGTGGCCTACGCCGGGACGGTCTACCTGAAGCTCAGCGTCAACGGCGCCGCCGTCGGCTATACAACCCGCATGAGTTATAACGGGATCACAGGCGACAACGACATCGTTCTTGCCAAGAACGGTTGCAGCCTTACCGTGGTGACCATGAACAATGTGGCCCCGGGTCATTACACGGTCACCGTGACCCTGACGGCATCGCCGGATGGCACCGGTGCTGGCGTTGCCCCTCCGAATGTAGGGGCTTGCGGCGTGATCGATTATCCTACTTATACGACGGTGACCACGCCACATGGTGTGGCCGAATTTGTTTACGAATCTTTTGAGGAGACAAGTGCCGCCAACATCGTGAACAACGTGGCTGTAGCTCACAGTGGCAACAAATACCTGAACACCGACTATACTGCCAACTGGACAAAGCCCAATGCGCGTGATTACTGGATCGACTATTGGTACCTGGACACAGACAGCAAGTGGAAGTATCTTCAAAAGACCTACACGGGAAGCTCTTCCTCCAGCATGTTCCTCACAGAAGGCAGCGCTATCGACGACGTGCGCATCTATCCAAAAGATGCCCAGATGACGACGTATACTTACATCCCCAACACGGGCACCACTTCGGTGATGGACCCTAACGGAAAAATGCTCTTCTATGAATATGATACGTTCGGCCGCCTCAAGCTAACGCGCGATACCAACCTCAACATCCTGAAGACCTACGACTACTATTACAAGATACAGCCGTGATCCCGTCGTACCTTAAATCTCCCCCTGAAGACCTATCCGTTAAGAATATGAGAAACAAGATCGTTTTCCTCTTCATATTGTTGCTCGCGGCGGCACACCAGCTTGTAGCCGGCCCTAACGCGACGTTGGGCTACAGTGGAGGGCTGTGCGCGGGCGCACAGGTAGATATTTTTATCAATGGTACGGGTACTGACTGCGGCGCGCCCCTCGTAACCCAGACCAGCAGTTGGTACTTTAGCCGCCCGCCCAGTTCGGTAACCTACGAAACCTTAACAGCCAACAACTATTACAAGGTGCATGCTACTTGGAACACTTCAGGTGCTGTCCAAGTCTACGTAAACTACTCGTGCGGTCCCGGACAAGGCAGCAGTGGCTCGTCCGACCGGCTTGACCTGAACATTATCAGTGCGGTAACGCCAAGTGTAACCCTGGCAACCAACAACCCCGCGATCTGTCAGAATGCGGGCACGATCGTCCGGCTCACGCCCACGCCCACCAATGGAGGCACGAACCCGACCTATGCCTGGTACGTGGACAATACGCTGGTGTACACTGGCATGGAAACCTATTATGACTACAACACGGTCAACCTGTCGCCGGGTAGCCATAATGCAAAAGTGGTCATGACCAGCAAGTTTGCCTGCCTCACCGTCAATCCGACACCTCCGTCCACCATAACCCCAGCGGACACCTTTTACGTGACACGCAGAAAGATCATGGGTGCCAACTTTTTTGCTAACGGGCAGATCTGTGCCAGCGACCCAAACCGTGTTCAAAATGCTTCCGTCAGTGTTTCAAGCGCTGTAGGCAACATTCAATATCGATGGCTGTATAACGGAAGCCCTGGGGCCTATACGACAAGCAACACCCATGCCTATACAGGCGTGACCGCCGGCAGCTACATCCAGGTGGAGGTGACCAGCGATGCGTGGTGTACGAACGCGCAGACGGGTGCGCCATTGTTGGCGCCATTGCCTAACCCATACTACATCAACGTGACCAACGGCACTACGCCCACCATTGACATCGTGATCCCCACGGGCAAAAAGAACTATTGTCCCGGGGAGACCATTACGCTAACCTCGTCACAACCCGCCAGTACATATACCTGGAAAAATGGCACAACAACGTTGGGGACGACGCAGTCGATCAACATCGTGGTGAGCAGTGATCCCAACGCTCCCGCTACACAATTTACGAGCGGTGACGTGATTTCGCTCGATGTGACGGGACTCACTTCGGGAGGCGCTTGCTTGTCCACTACCAGTGCCAGTAATACGACAACGCCTTTGGCCATTGTCGTCAATCCTTTGCCTAACGTTACCACTACGCCGGCCTCCGGGAACGTGCGCTTTTGTTCCAACTGCTGGCCACCCCTTTCTGTTCCCAGCGCCGCGAACACCACTTACCAATGGTTCAAGGATGGGGCGCCCTTGCAGTATGGCACAGGCAATACATACTCAGCCCACCTCGCCGGTGCATACACCGTTACCGCGACTGCACTTTGCACGAGTACGTCGCTGCCGGTGACCCTGATAAGAAACACATTTCCGGTGGCGGACGCCGGTGTTGACAAATCAGTCGCTTTGCCATTAGCCAGCTTGGTGGTGACCGGGACGGCTTCTGAGCCGGATACCGATGGAAACATTGCGAGTATGAGTTGGTCGCAGGTGTCGGGCCCGACTGTTACGATGAACAGTTCGGCTTCGGGGACGGGGACACGGAATGCAACGTCTACGCTTACGCTTACCAATTTGGTGGCTGGGAATTATGTGTTTCGGCTAAAGGCTACGGATAATCTGACGGATTATGCGATCGATGATGTGAATGTTTTTATCGCGCCGCCGAATAATTATAATTACGTGCGGACGGAGACTTTAACCACGCCGGTAACGGCGGCGGCAGCAGTAGTGCCCCTTTCCATAGGCAATCGCCTTGAATCTACGGAATATTATGATGGCTTGGGAAGGCCTATGCAAAGTGTTATCACTCAAGGATCCGCAAGTAAAGACATTGTAACGCCGAGAGTGTATGATCAATTTGGTCGTGAGGCTTTATTGTATCTTCCTTATAAATCTTCTTCGACTAACGGAGACTATCAGGTCAATCCAGTTGGGACTACAAATGCTAATTATACCTCATCCCCGCAGTATGTGTTCTATAATGCTTTGGGGGATAACATTGTCGATGATCAGCGTCCATTTAGCGAGATTAAATTCGATGGATCACTGGACCGACCGAGTAAGGAGTACAGGCCGGGAAAAGCATGGGCGCCGACGAGCAGTGGGGGAAACAATAAGTTCATCAAACGCGATCTATTTGTTAATGTTCATAGTGTCACGGGAAGTGCCACAGCCGAAAAAGTAATTTGTTGGAGAGTATCCCGAACGGGAGTCATTACTCGGGAAATTCCCAGTGCGGGCGTGATAGAAACCGGTGGATATTATAGTAGCAATCAACTGACCATAGCTAGCACACTTGACGAGCATGGGAATGCAGTTAGAGAATATTTCAATCGGAACGGCCAAAGGGTGCTAAGAAAGGTACAAGTCTATGGAAGTACCTCAGCAAATCTAAATGACGTGAAGCAGTGGACTTTTACCTACTTTTTATATGATGACTACAGCAATTTAAGGTATATTTTTCAGCCAATGCTGAGTATCGTGCTTCATCAAAATGACACAGTTCTGCCAGCACAGTCAGATATTCAAAAATGGGCATATTACTACATCTACGACGGACGCGGTAGGATGATCGAAAAATGGGTGCCAGGCGCAGAGCCAGTGTATTTGGCTTATGATCCTCGCGATAGGTTAGTAATGATCCAAGATGGAGTACAACGTGCCAAATCGCCGCGCGAATGGACAGTAATTAAATATGATGCGAATAACCGCCCTATTATCACTGCGCTCCTGCCCGATCCTTACGGATGGACAAGATCCTTTGTGCAGGATTATATTAATAACTATTACAATAATCTTGCTTCTGGAAAGGCGTGGTATGAAGAACGGGGAAATGATATGCACGGCTATACAAATAAGTCGTTTCCTGACCAATTGTTGTCGACGGAATGTCTAACGGTGACTTATTACGATGACTATGCTTTTAAAAATGCGATTCGTAAACCAAGTGACTATGCATATTTGTCAAGTGATATTGTCGGCCTTCCCTCAATTGCGCAACAGTTTGTCAAAGGGCTAGTAACAGGAACCAAGGTGAGGGTTTTGGACGGGGAAGTTTTTGGTGAGGTTCAGTGGCTGACTTCATATCAATATTACGACGATAAATACAGATTAGTACAGACTGTTTCGGATAATTACAAAGGCGGCAAAGATCGGATTTCATCACTATACGATTTTGCAAACCTACTCAAAACCAAAACAACACATCAATCCCGTGTCATTACCTGGACGAGCTCATTGAATACAAGTATGGAGGGCAACAAGGTAGTAAAAAGCGGAGGATTATCTGATAATTGGGACGCGAGTGCCACCTCAATTGAAACTCTTTCAGCAAATACTTCTGGCTTTCTGGAGATAACTGCTTCTGAGGAATGGACCTATCGGATGTTTGGGTTGGCTACTCAAAATCCCAACGGAAATCCGGCACTAGTAAACTACGGCCTGCTTCTTCAGGCTGGAGGTAATTTGGTGAAAGCTGAATCTGGTACGTATACTTCAATAGGTACGTATTGCTCTGGTGATACTTTGCGAATCGAGAGAAGTGGGGGGCAAATTATCTATAAATTGAATGGTGCGACGTTGGGCTCTCCAACATCGGGCTCCACTACGGCCCTAAACGCTGTTGCCTTATTCTATTCCCAGAATTCAAGCATTGCTTATGCAAAATCTTCCTTCGGTAGCTCTGCGATGGTTATTAATAGGGAGATAGAGTATGATCTTTTACAAAGGCCGACCAATCTTTGGCATCAAGTGAATAATAATACGAAGTATGTTATTAGTCATTTCAACTATAATGATCTGGGTCAAGTAACAGAAAAGCGGTTACATAGCACCAATGCTACAGCCACAGACGCTAAAGAGAGCATTGACTATCGCTACAATATTAGAGGATGGCTTATATCTATTAACGATCCGGTGTTAAACCCGCGGCTTTTTGCTGAGGTTTTGAAGACTTATGATCCGACGGTGAATGGCGGCACTGCTCAGTACAACGGAAATATAAGTGAAGTAATCTGGAGAAATGGGGGAAGCTTCAAACAATCCTATGGTTACTACTATGATACTTTAAACCAATTAAAGGACGCTCGGTACTTTAATTTAGATGTGGCCGGACAAAACGATCGTTATCGAGAGACGATAGGTGGTGTTAATGCAAAAGGCTACGACTTGAATGGAAATATTTTGAAACTCACTCGAAACGGCAAGAATGGCTCCAATTCATTCGGGTTAATGGACAACCTGGCATATTCCTATGTGGGGAATCAATTGGTGAAAGTTGATGATGCCATGGTATTGAATTCCCAAGAGCAAGGATTTAAAGAATTAGTAAAACAGGCTACGGAGTATTCTTACGATCAAAACGGAAGCATGAGTGCCGACGCGAACAAAGGCGTAAGTTCAATGGCCTACAATTACATGAACCTGCCAAGGAAGGTGATAAAAAGTTCAACGGATTACATAACCTACGTCTATGATGCTTCCGGGCGAAAATTGTTCCAGCAAATGTTCGGCACAACGGGTAGTCGGCGAACGGACTATGCCGGGCAATTTATATATCAGAACGATT carries:
- a CDS encoding DUF5597 domain-containing protein; amino-acid sequence: MRLQPFIFLAFIMAASPAVAQKKFNSIPSLRKQGKATQLIVEDKPFLVLGGELGNSSASDLGYMRPVWKKLKDMNCNTVLTPVYWELIEPEKGHYTFTLLDSLIDSAREHDLKLILLWFGSWKNSMSCYVPAWVKKDYQTFPRARDKNGKPQEILTPFSNNNLQADINAFSALLKHIKAKDEAYQTVIMIQVENEIGMLPSARDYHPEATKAFQQPVPQQLVRYLKQHKNTLSKSVLGAWEKEGLKTQGTWEQLFGKRLATDEMFIAWHFAVFTNQVTEAGKKIYPLPMFVNAALNRPNALPGDYPSGGPLPHIIDIWKAGAPAIDFLSPDFYNPDFKLWNDRYTREDNPLFIPEIRFEPSVAAKAFYAIGHYHALGFSPFSIESTTAPQDEPLGKSYRVLSQLTSLISAQAGKNTMDGALLDKNSAADTLVFGAYTFTIKHDYTLGWSPKAKEDAWPQTGCLVIETAPGEFIVAGTGVVISFSSTHPDQGEAGILTIEEGTFDHERWTPARVMNGDQSHQGRHLRFEVGNFGIQKLKLYQYK
- a CDS encoding fumarylacetoacetate hydrolase family protein: MATIKLFRFGDVGSEKPGIVTADGIHFDVSAFGEDYTENFFATNGIARLEKWFNANRSQCAKVPDRSRIASCVARPSKIVAIGLNYREHVREGGGTAPAEPVIFMKASTAMTGPYDNVIIPRNSVKMDYEVELAIVVGKRASYVPADSAMRYIAGFTIINDYSEREWQLERPGGQWDKGKSADTFAPLGPYLVTPAQSGDPNHLSLWLSVNGKKMQQANTADMIFNVERLLSEVSKFMTLLPGDVIATGTPSGVGLGQKPPLYLKPGDVVELGIENLGSQKQTLVSPIQYYLGDDAYKDYQAWVALGVGGLPHTFDGYQTVKRLGKNMKNPFDVANLERHIGKAGDVSTLKRLPKRKGPRPTIAPFAIPHRQTDQHNDTVTRNEERKWIESAAIHQPERLTYKRSFFEKHNDALFVKDSLTGNHTLMPITHAEIAHVHPSDGSMHMILSPSDAKVVIESGWGELHGLAGQVFAPGRELAPGYIMIYSPRTKKELEIAKQILEAAIRYNCNP